A stretch of the Cuculus canorus isolate bCucCan1 chromosome 15, bCucCan1.pri, whole genome shotgun sequence genome encodes the following:
- the LOC104062521 gene encoding cytochrome P450 3A29-like isoform X1, producing the protein MNLLPNFSFATWLLLLVFLSLLVLYGIWPFQTFKKLGIPGPRPLPFLGTFLEYRQGIMNFDQKCFEKYGKIWGIFDGRQPLLAVLDPILIKNILVKECYTVFTNRRKLGLNGSLESSLFMAEDETWKRIRTVLSPTFTSGKLKEMFPIISHYGEKLVKTIEKKVANEEFVTMKDVFGAYSMDVVTSTSFSVNIDSMSNPSDPFVTNVKKFLKLSLLSPVFIFLVLFPFLIPLLDKMNVTVLPSDVMDFFKDVFTKMKKEREKGSSTDRVDFLQLMIDSQSSKSTETNSYKSLSDEEILAQALIFVFAGYETSSSTLSYLSYNLATHPDVQQKLQDEIDAYLANKATPTYNAIMQMEYLDMVVNESLRLYPPVGRLERVCKKTVELNGVTIPKGMPIIIPTYVLHRDPGCWPEPEEFRPERFSKENKESFDPYTFLPFGAGPRNCIGMRFALLIVKVAVVVLLQNFSFRTCKDTPIPLVLDTKSFMQPKKPIVLKVVPRAHANLEK; encoded by the exons ATGAATCTCCTACcaaacttttcttttgccaCTTGGCTGCTCCTCCTGGTTTTCCTTAGCCTTCTGGTCCT CTATGGGATATGGCCCTTCCAGACTTTCAAGAAGTTGGGCATTCCTGGGCCTCGGCCTCTGCCATTTTTGGGAACTTTCTTGGAGTATCGGCAA gGAATCATGAATTTCGATCAgaagtgctttgaaaaatatggTAAAATCTGGGG GATTTTTGATGgcaggcagcctctgctggcCGTTTTGGACCCCATCCTCATTAAAAACATCCTGGTGAAAGAGTGCTATACCGTTTTTACCAACCGGCGG AAATTAGGTCTGAATGGGAGCCTGGAATCATCCCTCTTTATGGCTGAAGATGAGACGTGGAAAAGAATTCGCACTGTCCTCTCTCCAACCTTCACCAGCGGGAAGCTGAAGGAG ATGTTCCCTATCATTAGTCATTATGGTGAAAAATTAGTGAAAACCATCGAGAAGAAAGTGGCTAATGAGGAGTTCGTGACCATGAAGGA TGTTTTTGGAGCCTACAGCATGGATGTGGTGACCAGCACTTCTTTCAGTGTGAATATTGACTCCATGAGCAATCCCAGTGACCCCTTTGTCACCAACGTTAAGAAATTTCTCAAACTCAGTCTCCTAAGCCCTGTGTTTATATTCTTAG tgTTGTTCCCCTTCCTTATCCCCTTGCTGGACAAGATGAATGTGACTGTGTTACCGTCAGATGTCATGGATTTCTTCAAGGATGTCTTcacaaaaatgaagaaggaacgggagaagggcagcagcaca GACCGGGTTGATTTCCTGCAACTCATGATTGACTCACAGAGCTCCAAGTCCACTGAGACCAACTCATACAAAT CATTAAGTGATGAGGAGATTCTGGCCCAAGCTCTTATCTTTGTCTTTGCTGGCTATGAGACCAGCAGTTCCACCCTCAGCTACTTATCATATAACTTGGCCACCCACCCCGACGTGCAGCAGAAACTCCAGGACGAGATCGATGCATACCTGGCCAACAAG GCTACTCCCACATACAATGCCATCATGCAGATGGAGTACCTCGATATGGTGGTGAACGAATCCCTCCGACTCTACCCTCCTGTGGGTCGGCTTGAGAGGGTTTGCAAGAAGACAGTGGAGCTCAATGGTGTGACTATTCCAAAGGGGATGCCTATCATTATCCCAACCTACGTGCTGCATCGTGACCCGGGGTGCTGGCCAGAACCGGAGGAGTTCAGGCCTGAGAG GTTCAGTAAAGAGAACAAAGAGTCTTTTGACCCCTACACCTTTCTGCCGTTTGGGGCTGGTCCCAGGAACTGCATAGGAATGAGGTTTGCTCTCCTCATCGTGAAAGTGGCTGTGGTCGTCCTGTTGCAAAACTTCTCATTCAGAACCTGCAAAGATACTCCG ATCCCTCTGGTTCTGGACACGAAGAGTTTCATGCAACCGAAGAAGCCCATTGTCCTGAAGGTGGTCCCCAGAGCCCATGCTAATCTGGAGAAGTGA
- the LOC104062521 gene encoding cytochrome P450 3A29-like isoform X2, translated as MNFDQKCFEKYGKIWGIFDGRQPLLAVLDPILIKNILVKECYTVFTNRRKLGLNGSLESSLFMAEDETWKRIRTVLSPTFTSGKLKEMFPIISHYGEKLVKTIEKKVANEEFVTMKDVFGAYSMDVVTSTSFSVNIDSMSNPSDPFVTNVKKFLKLSLLSPVFIFLVLFPFLIPLLDKMNVTVLPSDVMDFFKDVFTKMKKEREKGSSTDRVDFLQLMIDSQSSKSTETNSYKSLSDEEILAQALIFVFAGYETSSSTLSYLSYNLATHPDVQQKLQDEIDAYLANKATPTYNAIMQMEYLDMVVNESLRLYPPVGRLERVCKKTVELNGVTIPKGMPIIIPTYVLHRDPGCWPEPEEFRPERFSKENKESFDPYTFLPFGAGPRNCIGMRFALLIVKVAVVVLLQNFSFRTCKDTPIPLVLDTKSFMQPKKPIVLKVVPRAHANLEK; from the exons ATGAATTTCGATCAgaagtgctttgaaaaatatggTAAAATCTGGGG GATTTTTGATGgcaggcagcctctgctggcCGTTTTGGACCCCATCCTCATTAAAAACATCCTGGTGAAAGAGTGCTATACCGTTTTTACCAACCGGCGG AAATTAGGTCTGAATGGGAGCCTGGAATCATCCCTCTTTATGGCTGAAGATGAGACGTGGAAAAGAATTCGCACTGTCCTCTCTCCAACCTTCACCAGCGGGAAGCTGAAGGAG ATGTTCCCTATCATTAGTCATTATGGTGAAAAATTAGTGAAAACCATCGAGAAGAAAGTGGCTAATGAGGAGTTCGTGACCATGAAGGA TGTTTTTGGAGCCTACAGCATGGATGTGGTGACCAGCACTTCTTTCAGTGTGAATATTGACTCCATGAGCAATCCCAGTGACCCCTTTGTCACCAACGTTAAGAAATTTCTCAAACTCAGTCTCCTAAGCCCTGTGTTTATATTCTTAG tgTTGTTCCCCTTCCTTATCCCCTTGCTGGACAAGATGAATGTGACTGTGTTACCGTCAGATGTCATGGATTTCTTCAAGGATGTCTTcacaaaaatgaagaaggaacgggagaagggcagcagcaca GACCGGGTTGATTTCCTGCAACTCATGATTGACTCACAGAGCTCCAAGTCCACTGAGACCAACTCATACAAAT CATTAAGTGATGAGGAGATTCTGGCCCAAGCTCTTATCTTTGTCTTTGCTGGCTATGAGACCAGCAGTTCCACCCTCAGCTACTTATCATATAACTTGGCCACCCACCCCGACGTGCAGCAGAAACTCCAGGACGAGATCGATGCATACCTGGCCAACAAG GCTACTCCCACATACAATGCCATCATGCAGATGGAGTACCTCGATATGGTGGTGAACGAATCCCTCCGACTCTACCCTCCTGTGGGTCGGCTTGAGAGGGTTTGCAAGAAGACAGTGGAGCTCAATGGTGTGACTATTCCAAAGGGGATGCCTATCATTATCCCAACCTACGTGCTGCATCGTGACCCGGGGTGCTGGCCAGAACCGGAGGAGTTCAGGCCTGAGAG GTTCAGTAAAGAGAACAAAGAGTCTTTTGACCCCTACACCTTTCTGCCGTTTGGGGCTGGTCCCAGGAACTGCATAGGAATGAGGTTTGCTCTCCTCATCGTGAAAGTGGCTGTGGTCGTCCTGTTGCAAAACTTCTCATTCAGAACCTGCAAAGATACTCCG ATCCCTCTGGTTCTGGACACGAAGAGTTTCATGCAACCGAAGAAGCCCATTGTCCTGAAGGTGGTCCCCAGAGCCCATGCTAATCTGGAGAAGTGA